A genomic window from Flavobacterium hankyongi includes:
- a CDS encoding vWA domain-containing protein → MKSVKLFSLAITMLISFVAMTQERTITGIVSDASGPLPGVNVIVKGTTRGVQTGFDGKYAIKASQGEKLVFSFMGMKDQIRVIGTSNIINVVMQDDSKNLQEVVVVGYGTSEERQDYYSAPRRTKKSKADKNVAPMISGVAITYERDSKIVIKGKRSDEKRPISNSNEDYGVFVENEFESPKQSPLSTFSIDVDNASYTNIRRFINNGQQVPKDAVRVEEMMNFFKYQYPQPKGEHPFSITTNYSDCPWNPKNKLVRIGLQGKNIPTENLPNSNFVFLIDVSGSMSDENKLPLLKQSMKILVNELRPEDKVSIVVYAGAAGLVLPPTAGNKKETIINALDQLQAGGSTAGGEGINLAYKIAMENFIKNGNNRVILATDGDFNVGASSDNDMERLIEEKRKSGVFLTCLGYGMGNYKDSKMETLANKGNGNYAYIDNIQEANRFLSKEFKGSMFAIAKDVKIQIEFNPKHVQSYRLIGYENRKLRAEDFTNDAIDAGELGSGHTVTALYEIIPTGVKSDFFKEPTDLKYSQPKSSENSYNDELATIKFRYKKPDGDKSIEMVEVIDNKPQTFEAASGDFKFTTAVAWLGLKLRDSKLIENKSSDDIKNLAKQGLQNDSDGYRAEFIRLIENVRL, encoded by the coding sequence ATGAAAAGTGTAAAACTATTTTCATTAGCCATAACTATGCTTATAAGTTTCGTGGCAATGACACAAGAGAGAACAATAACAGGTATTGTATCAGATGCATCTGGACCACTGCCAGGAGTAAATGTTATTGTGAAAGGAACAACAAGAGGAGTACAAACTGGTTTCGATGGAAAATACGCCATAAAAGCTTCACAAGGTGAAAAACTAGTTTTCAGTTTTATGGGAATGAAAGATCAAATCAGAGTGATTGGTACTTCAAACATTATTAATGTGGTTATGCAGGATGATTCAAAAAACTTACAAGAAGTTGTAGTTGTAGGTTATGGAACTTCAGAAGAAAGACAAGATTATTATTCTGCACCAAGAAGAACTAAAAAATCTAAGGCTGATAAAAATGTTGCGCCAATGATTTCTGGAGTTGCTATAACATATGAAAGAGATAGCAAAATTGTTATTAAAGGGAAAAGAAGTGATGAAAAAAGACCAATTTCTAATAGTAATGAAGATTATGGTGTTTTTGTCGAAAATGAATTTGAGAGTCCAAAACAATCGCCTTTATCTACTTTTTCAATAGATGTTGATAATGCATCATATACAAATATTCGTCGTTTTATAAACAATGGGCAACAAGTACCAAAAGATGCTGTTCGTGTAGAGGAAATGATGAATTTTTTCAAATATCAATACCCACAACCTAAAGGAGAACATCCTTTTTCAATCACTACAAATTATAGTGATTGCCCTTGGAATCCTAAAAATAAATTGGTTCGCATTGGTTTACAAGGAAAAAACATTCCAACAGAAAACTTACCAAATTCAAACTTTGTTTTCTTGATTGATGTTTCTGGTTCTATGAGTGACGAAAACAAATTACCATTATTAAAACAATCAATGAAGATTTTAGTAAACGAATTACGTCCTGAAGATAAGGTCTCTATTGTGGTATATGCTGGAGCTGCAGGTTTGGTTTTACCTCCAACAGCTGGAAACAAAAAAGAAACTATCATTAATGCTTTAGATCAATTACAAGCTGGTGGAAGCACGGCAGGAGGCGAAGGAATCAATTTGGCCTACAAAATTGCGATGGAAAACTTCATTAAAAATGGGAACAATCGTGTAATCTTAGCGACTGATGGGGATTTTAATGTTGGTGCTTCTTCTGACAATGATATGGAACGTTTAATAGAAGAAAAAAGAAAATCTGGTGTATTCTTAACTTGTTTGGGCTACGGAATGGGGAATTACAAAGACAGTAAAATGGAAACTTTGGCCAACAAAGGCAACGGAAACTATGCTTACATCGATAATATTCAAGAAGCCAATCGTTTTTTAAGCAAAGAATTTAAAGGATCAATGTTCGCTATCGCAAAAGATGTAAAAATTCAAATAGAATTCAATCCTAAGCATGTGCAATCGTACCGATTAATTGGTTACGAAAACAGAAAACTAAGAGCCGAAGATTTCACCAATGATGCTATTGATGCTGGAGAATTAGGAAGTGGTCATACTGTAACAGCATTATATGAAATCATTCCAACAGGTGTAAAAAGTGATTTCTTTAAAGAACCAACTGATTTAAAATATTCTCAACCAAAATCATCTGAAAACAGCTATAATGATGAATTAGCTACAATCAAATTCAGATATAAAAAACCTGATGGAGATAAAAGCATTGAAATGGTCGAAGTTATCGATAACAAACCACAAACTTTTGAAGCTGCTTCGGGAGACTTTAAATTTACTACAGCGGTAGCTTGGCTAGGGTTAAAATTAAGAGATTCTAAATTAATTGAGAACAAATCTTCAGACGATATTAAAAATCTTGCAAAACAAGGTTTACAAAACGATTCGGATGGATACAGAGCCGAATTCATTCGATTAATCGAAAACGTTAGATTATGA
- a CDS encoding vWA domain-containing protein, with protein MKKPFLMLAGLALFFTACKENQYMNSEEAASEIIVTDAADENSEMYSPEYENQESYAEIEENKFENPKTKPLSTFSIDVDNASYTNIRRFINNGQEVPKDAVRLEEMMNYFAYTYPQPKDEHPFSINTEYSDCPWNSEHKLVKIGLQGKKIEQDNLPPSNIVFLVDVSGSMSDENKLPLLKESMKVLVNELRPEDKVSIVVYAGAAGMVLPPTPGNEKREIMNAFDELTAGGSTAGGEGIELAYKIAEENFIKGGNNRIVLATDGDFNVGASSDKEMENLIENKRKTGIFLTCLGYGMGNYKDSKMEVLADKGNGNYAYIDNMQEANRFLGKEFKGSMFAIAKDVKIQIEFNPKHVQSYRLIGYENRKLNDEDFKNDAIDAGELGSGHTVTALYEIIPTGVESAYTPSKLKYTSNETAITSTSDDLATIKFRYKKPEGEKSIEMVQIIPNTAKSLKSTSPDFKFASSVAWFGMKLRDSKYIENKNLDDIISLAKEGLDNDSEGYKSEFIRLAKSAKI; from the coding sequence ATGAAAAAGCCTTTCCTTATGCTAGCAGGACTAGCATTGTTCTTTACAGCCTGTAAAGAAAATCAATACATGAACTCAGAAGAAGCTGCTAGTGAAATTATAGTCACTGATGCTGCAGATGAAAATTCTGAAATGTATTCCCCCGAATACGAAAATCAGGAAAGTTATGCCGAAATAGAGGAAAACAAATTTGAAAATCCTAAAACGAAACCTTTATCTACTTTCTCTATCGATGTTGATAATGCGTCATATACTAATATTCGTCGATTCATAAATAACGGACAGGAAGTTCCAAAAGATGCAGTACGTTTGGAAGAAATGATGAATTACTTCGCCTATACTTACCCTCAACCTAAAGATGAACATCCATTTTCTATCAATACAGAATACAGTGATTGTCCCTGGAATTCTGAACATAAATTGGTTAAAATTGGACTTCAAGGCAAAAAAATAGAACAAGACAATCTTCCTCCATCTAACATCGTTTTCTTAGTCGATGTTTCTGGATCAATGAGTGATGAAAACAAACTCCCTTTACTAAAAGAATCTATGAAAGTATTGGTAAACGAATTACGTCCTGAAGATAAAGTTTCTATTGTAGTGTATGCTGGAGCAGCAGGAATGGTATTACCTCCTACTCCAGGAAATGAAAAAAGAGAAATTATGAATGCTTTTGACGAATTAACAGCTGGTGGAAGCACAGCAGGCGGTGAAGGAATTGAATTGGCTTATAAAATTGCTGAAGAAAATTTTATCAAAGGAGGTAACAACCGAATTGTTCTTGCTACTGATGGTGACTTTAACGTGGGAGCATCTTCGGATAAAGAAATGGAAAATTTAATCGAGAATAAACGTAAAACTGGTATCTTTTTAACTTGTTTGGGTTATGGAATGGGCAATTACAAAGACAGTAAAATGGAAGTTCTTGCAGACAAAGGCAACGGAAACTATGCCTACATCGATAACATGCAAGAAGCTAATCGTTTCTTAGGTAAAGAATTTAAAGGATCAATGTTTGCTATCGCCAAAGACGTTAAAATTCAAATCGAATTCAATCCTAAACATGTACAATCGTACAGATTAATTGGCTACGAAAACAGAAAGCTAAACGATGAAGATTTTAAAAACGATGCCATTGATGCTGGAGAATTAGGAAGCGGACATACCGTTACTGCATTATATGAAATCATTCCAACTGGAGTTGAGAGTGCATACACCCCTTCTAAATTAAAATACACTTCGAATGAAACTGCTATAACATCAACTTCGGATGATTTGGCTACTATTAAATTTCGTTACAAAAAACCAGAGGGAGAAAAAAGCATCGAAATGGTTCAAATCATTCCAAATACAGCTAAATCATTAAAATCAACGAGTCCTGACTTTAAGTTTGCATCATCAGTAGCATGGTTTGGAATGAAGTTAAGAGATTCTAAATACATTGAGAATAAAAATCTAGATGATATTATAAGCCTTGCCAAAGAAGGACTTGACAACGATTCTGAAGGATATAAATCTGAATTTATTCGACTTGCAAAAAGTGCGAAAATTTAA
- a CDS encoding ABC-F family ATP-binding cassette domain-containing protein, translating to MITVNDIAVEFGGTTLFSEVTFAINENDKIALMGKNGAGKSTLLKIVAGENKPTRGGISAPSDAVIAYLPQHLLTKDDCTVMEETSKAFADVLNMKKEIDEINEQLTVRTDYESDDYMKLIERVSELSEKYYSIEEVNYEAEVEKVLKGLGFEREDFTRKTSEFSGGWRMRIELAKILLKKPDLILLDEPTNHLDMESIQWLEDFLINQAKAVMIISHDRAFVDNITNRTIEVTMGRIYDYKAVYSHYLELRKDRRIHQQKAYDEQQKFIADNQAFIDRFRGTFSKTDAVQSRVKMLEKLVLVEVDEVDSSALKLKFPPSPRSGQYPVVVEGLSKSYGDHVVFKDANLVIERGQKVAFVGKNGEGKSTMIKAIMKEIDIDSGRLEIGHNSQIGYFAQNQAALLDGEMTIFETIDAIAVGDMRTKIKDLLGAFMFKGDDIQKKVKVLSGGEKTRLAMIKLLLEPVNLLILDEPTNHLDMKTKDIIKDALKDFDGTLVLVSHDRDFLDGLAEKVFEFGHKRVKEHFEDIKGFLAHKKMESLKEIEK from the coding sequence ATGATTACAGTAAATGATATCGCGGTAGAATTTGGTGGAACAACGCTTTTTAGTGAAGTTACTTTTGCCATTAATGAAAACGATAAAATTGCCCTTATGGGTAAAAATGGAGCAGGAAAATCAACACTTTTAAAAATTGTTGCAGGAGAGAATAAACCTACTCGTGGCGGGATTTCGGCACCAAGTGATGCGGTAATTGCTTATTTACCACAGCATTTGTTGACAAAAGACGATTGCACTGTAATGGAAGAAACATCAAAAGCATTTGCTGATGTTTTGAATATGAAAAAGGAAATTGATGAGATCAACGAACAATTAACAGTTCGTACTGATTATGAAAGTGACGATTATATGAAGCTGATTGAGCGCGTATCCGAGCTTTCTGAAAAATATTATTCAATTGAAGAAGTTAATTACGAGGCAGAAGTTGAAAAAGTTCTAAAAGGACTTGGTTTTGAAAGAGAAGATTTTACACGTAAAACATCTGAATTTTCAGGAGGATGGAGAATGCGTATCGAATTAGCAAAAATCTTATTGAAGAAACCTGATTTGATTTTACTGGATGAGCCAACGAATCACTTGGATATGGAAAGTATTCAATGGTTAGAGGATTTCTTGATTAATCAAGCCAAAGCGGTAATGATTATTTCTCACGATAGAGCCTTTGTTGATAACATCACCAATCGTACTATTGAAGTGACAATGGGACGTATTTATGATTATAAGGCGGTGTATTCTCATTATTTAGAATTGCGTAAGGACAGAAGAATTCACCAACAAAAAGCCTATGATGAGCAACAAAAATTCATTGCTGATAACCAAGCTTTTATTGATCGTTTTCGTGGTACATTTTCTAAAACTGATGCGGTACAATCCCGTGTGAAAATGTTAGAGAAGTTAGTGCTTGTTGAAGTAGATGAGGTTGACTCTTCGGCATTAAAATTGAAGTTTCCACCTTCACCTCGTTCAGGGCAATATCCTGTAGTAGTGGAAGGTTTATCTAAATCATATGGTGATCATGTTGTATTTAAAGACGCTAATCTAGTGATCGAACGCGGTCAAAAAGTAGCGTTTGTGGGGAAAAATGGAGAAGGAAAATCAACCATGATTAAAGCGATCATGAAAGAAATTGATATCGATAGTGGAAGATTAGAAATTGGTCACAACTCACAAATTGGATACTTTGCTCAAAACCAAGCGGCTTTATTAGATGGTGAAATGACCATTTTTGAAACTATTGACGCTATAGCAGTTGGAGATATGCGTACAAAAATCAAAGATTTACTAGGAGCTTTCATGTTTAAAGGCGATGATATCCAAAAGAAAGTTAAAGTGCTTTCAGGTGGAGAAAAAACGCGTTTAGCAATGATTAAATTATTGTTGGAACCAGTAAATCTTTTAATTCTCGATGAGCCTACTAATCACTTAGATATGAAAACGAAGGATATTATTAAAGATGCGTTGAAGGATTTTGACGGAACCTTGGTTTTGGTATCACATGACCGTGATTTCTTAGATGGATTGGCCGAAAAAGTATTCGAATTTGGTCATAAACGTGTAAAAGAGCATTTTGAAGATATTAAAGGTTTCTTAGCTCACAAAAAAATGGAGAGTTTAAAAGAAATTGAAAAATAA
- a CDS encoding T9SS type A sorting domain-containing protein, with protein sequence MIKKLHFIFSLLISNYIFCQVTFDNKLTLIDQSHFSNDVTSIFCDDLNNDSKKDLIVASYYDNSIIWYKNLEGDYSNNQRLIISNQIDTPSSVYVKDLDNDGLKDIIACSQYQNYIVWYRNLNNNNFSPAITISNSVNSPKSIKSEDIDNDGDSDIIVGCYGNSSVVKFTNNGNGTFQNLENLYITNSGTNKINIYDINNDGFKDVISGHSDGSIYFSLNLNNGNFGTNQYIIGDADSGTAFNFLDVNQDGYIDLIAGSKYNDNLKYYLNLNGTSFDNGHLINSTNQDPNEIIIHDIDNDGRKDIVVSYWTNNKIGWYKNLGTTNFATFITITTNVTYPKSFIVEDINIDGQPDIVSASYGSGTPTKLSSFIYTSNNNYKEIIINFYPIGINKTKIADLNNDGRKDIISGYKSIVWNKNRSDNNFSSYKLITNSLPNSSTFVNDFEIEDIDNDNDLDIISLTNSSLEIYINQGNESFQLNYSLALTNQSKEIEICDINGDNLKDILLTFASGTIKLGIITNLGNNSYSSLNTISYTGFLYTPNQIKSGDIDNDGDKDILISSSLSSTIQWLENNGNGVFQTHLITQSITTDVILLEDLDNDSFLDIITCGSNSYSSSTIYWIKNNGNGVFSNRIFIGNQSAKALDCGDINNDNLKDIVGVSYQYYSPYDEKVFAYLNSNAGFGNQIVIDSLGDAVSLSRNINLGDINNDNKLDIATSYYQIGRVDYFLNSSTLEVIDYLKDENKDFILYPIPFTSNLNWKQSQNIEKKVQINIYSEEGKLIYSKSNINNNSINLDFLKNGVYFINFKSDQKNITKKIIKH encoded by the coding sequence ATGATAAAAAAATTACACTTTATATTTTCACTATTAATTTCTAACTACATTTTTTGTCAAGTAACTTTTGATAATAAGTTAACTTTGATTGATCAGAGCCATTTTTCAAATGATGTAACTTCAATATTTTGTGATGATTTAAATAATGATTCAAAAAAAGACTTGATAGTTGCCTCATACTATGACAATTCAATAATTTGGTACAAAAATTTAGAAGGTGATTATTCAAATAATCAACGCTTAATTATTTCCAATCAAATAGACACACCTAGTTCAGTTTATGTAAAAGATTTAGACAATGATGGTTTAAAAGATATTATTGCTTGCAGTCAGTATCAAAATTATATTGTTTGGTATAGAAACTTAAACAACAATAACTTTTCTCCTGCAATAACAATATCAAACTCTGTAAATTCGCCTAAGTCAATTAAATCTGAAGATATTGATAATGATGGTGACAGTGACATAATAGTTGGTTGTTACGGAAATTCTTCCGTTGTTAAATTTACTAACAATGGTAATGGGACATTCCAAAACCTTGAAAATTTATATATTACAAACTCTGGAACAAACAAAATTAATATTTATGACATCAATAACGATGGATTTAAGGATGTTATATCAGGTCATAGTGATGGTTCTATATATTTTTCATTAAATCTTAATAATGGAAATTTTGGCACAAATCAATACATCATTGGCGATGCAGATTCAGGTACTGCATTTAACTTTTTAGATGTGAATCAAGATGGATATATTGATCTAATAGCTGGTTCCAAGTACAATGATAATTTAAAATATTATTTGAACCTAAATGGAACTTCTTTTGACAATGGACATTTAATAAATTCTACAAATCAAGACCCAAATGAGATCATTATACATGATATTGACAATGATGGACGTAAAGACATAGTTGTTTCTTATTGGACAAATAATAAAATTGGCTGGTATAAAAATTTAGGAACTACTAATTTTGCTACATTCATCACTATTACAACTAATGTAACTTATCCTAAGTCATTCATTGTTGAAGATATAAATATTGATGGACAACCTGATATTGTTTCAGCTTCATATGGGTCTGGAACACCAACTAAACTTAGTAGTTTTATATATACTTCAAATAATAATTACAAAGAAATAATAATTAACTTCTATCCAATAGGTATAAATAAAACAAAAATTGCCGATTTAAATAACGACGGTAGAAAAGATATTATATCAGGATACAAATCAATTGTCTGGAATAAAAACAGATCCGACAATAATTTTAGTTCTTACAAATTAATAACAAACTCACTACCAAATTCAAGTACATTTGTTAATGATTTTGAAATTGAGGATATTGATAATGATAATGATTTAGACATTATATCTTTAACAAACTCTAGTTTAGAAATTTACATAAATCAAGGCAATGAATCATTTCAATTAAACTATTCTTTAGCATTAACTAATCAATCTAAAGAAATAGAAATTTGTGATATTAATGGAGATAATTTAAAAGATATTTTATTAACTTTTGCATCAGGAACAATAAAACTTGGAATAATTACTAATCTAGGAAATAATAGTTATAGTTCACTTAACACAATATCTTATACTGGATTTTTATATACTCCAAATCAAATAAAGAGCGGCGACATTGACAACGATGGCGATAAAGATATTCTAATAAGCTCTTCATTATCAAGCACAATACAATGGCTAGAAAACAATGGGAATGGTGTTTTTCAAACTCATCTTATAACACAAAGCATTACTACTGATGTAATATTATTAGAAGATTTAGACAATGATAGTTTTTTAGATATTATAACGTGTGGTAGTAATAGTTATAGCTCATCAACAATTTATTGGATAAAAAATAATGGTAATGGCGTTTTTTCTAATAGAATTTTTATCGGTAATCAATCAGCTAAAGCATTAGATTGTGGTGACATAAACAATGACAATTTAAAAGATATTGTTGGTGTATCGTATCAATATTATTCACCATATGACGAGAAAGTTTTTGCTTATTTGAACAGCAACGCAGGTTTTGGAAATCAAATAGTAATAGATAGTTTAGGTGATGCAGTAAGTTTATCGAGAAATATCAATTTAGGAGACATTAACAATGATAATAAATTAGATATTGCTACTAGTTACTATCAAATTGGAAGAGTTGATTATTTTTTAAATTCAAGTACACTTGAAGTTATTGATTATTTAAAAGATGAAAATAAAGATTTTATATTATATCCGATTCCATTTACAAGTAATCTGAATTGGAAACAGTCTCAAAATATAGAAAAAAAAGTACAAATAAATATTTATTCAGAAGAAGGAAAATTGATTTATTCAAAATCGAACATAAATAACAATTCCATTAACTTAGATTTTCTAAAAAATGGAGTATATTTTATAAATTTCAAATCAGATCAAAAAAACATAACTAAGAAAATTATTAAACATTAA
- a CDS encoding DUF2007 domain-containing protein, with protein sequence MALMKVFSGSEILAQALQTKLEAAEISTVVKNNIQSGIIAGFGTAGQAVEVFIKKIDLLKANPIIEEFKMSI encoded by the coding sequence ATGGCATTAATGAAGGTGTTCTCAGGGAGTGAGATTTTAGCTCAAGCTTTACAGACTAAATTAGAAGCGGCTGAAATTTCTACAGTAGTTAAAAATAACATTCAATCAGGCATTATTGCTGGTTTTGGAACTGCAGGTCAGGCTGTTGAAGTTTTTATTAAAAAAATTGATTTACTTAAAGCGAATCCAATTATTGAAGAATTTAAGATGAGTATTTAG
- a CDS encoding DEAD/DEAH box helicase: MQLKKINPNLQQALAETGLTDPTDIQKECFGTLKSGADAVVIMSEGEGKSTTIAYTVIQKLEKAVGESTRALIIVKDKEAVLEMVDMIQRFGKYTNLRVIGVNDKTNIDDEKNIISAGMDVLIGTPNKINAMFSGAGFNMNTIKIYVVDDADELFKLRQEPIVQRLSMSIEKTQRLFFASQLTERIEILADKIMIDPFLFGVDDYEDEDDE; encoded by the coding sequence ATGCAATTAAAAAAAATAAACCCTAACCTTCAGCAAGCTCTTGCTGAAACCGGATTAACTGATCCAACAGATATTCAAAAAGAGTGTTTTGGCACACTTAAAAGTGGTGCAGATGCTGTTGTGATAATGTCAGAAGGTGAAGGGAAAAGTACTACTATTGCCTATACGGTTATTCAAAAACTTGAAAAAGCAGTTGGTGAATCTACTAGAGCCTTAATTATTGTAAAAGATAAAGAAGCGGTGTTGGAAATGGTAGATATGATTCAAAGGTTTGGAAAGTACACTAATTTGAGGGTAATTGGTGTAAACGACAAAACAAATATTGATGACGAAAAAAATATTATTTCAGCAGGAATGGATGTTTTAATAGGTACACCAAATAAAATCAACGCAATGTTTTCGGGTGCTGGGTTCAATATGAATACCATTAAAATATATGTTGTCGATGACGCTGATGAACTTTTTAAATTAAGACAAGAACCAATAGTTCAAAGATTGTCAATGAGTATTGAAAAAACACAACGATTGTTTTTTGCTTCTCAATTAACAGAAAGAATAGAAATCCTGGCAGATAAAATCATGATTGATCCGTTCCTTTTTGGAGTTGATGATTATGAGGATGAAGATGACGAGTAA
- a CDS encoding sigma-54-dependent transcriptional regulator, with the protein MSRILIIEDEAAIRRVLVKILSEESETYKVDEAEDGAKGLEKATNEDYDLILCDIKMPKMDGVEVLDAIKKIKPEIPMVMISGHGDLETAVNTMRLGAFDYISKPPDLNRLLNTVRNALDRKKLVVENKILKKKVSKNYEMIGDSEAINHIKEMIEKVAPTEARVLITGPNGTGKELVAHQIHEKSERSSGPIVEVNCAAIPSELIESELFGHIKGAFTSAVKDRAGKFEAADGGTIFLDEIGDMSLPAQAKVLRALQENLIQRVGADKDIKVNVRVVAATNKDLKKEIEEGRFREDLYHRLAVILVKVPALNDRRDDIPALIEHFTAKIASEQGSAVKFFSKGAVKLLQEYDWTGNIRELRNVVERLIILGGNEISENDVKLFASK; encoded by the coding sequence ATGTCAAGAATATTAATTATAGAAGATGAAGCCGCAATTAGAAGAGTTTTGGTGAAAATTCTTTCGGAAGAAAGCGAAACATATAAAGTTGACGAAGCAGAGGATGGTGCAAAAGGGCTTGAGAAAGCAACAAACGAAGACTATGATTTGATTTTGTGCGACATCAAGATGCCAAAAATGGATGGTGTTGAGGTTCTTGATGCTATTAAGAAAATTAAACCAGAAATTCCAATGGTTATGATTTCAGGTCATGGCGATTTGGAAACAGCAGTAAATACAATGCGTTTGGGAGCTTTTGATTACATATCAAAACCACCAGATTTAAATCGTTTGTTAAATACTGTTCGTAACGCTTTAGATAGAAAAAAATTAGTTGTTGAGAATAAAATTCTTAAAAAGAAAGTCTCAAAGAACTATGAAATGATTGGTGATAGTGAAGCAATAAATCATATTAAAGAAATGATTGAAAAAGTAGCTCCCACTGAGGCTCGTGTTTTAATTACTGGACCTAATGGAACTGGGAAAGAATTAGTAGCACATCAAATCCATGAAAAAAGTGAGCGTTCATCTGGACCAATTGTCGAAGTAAACTGTGCTGCCATTCCATCAGAATTAATTGAAAGTGAATTATTCGGTCATATTAAAGGAGCATTTACTTCTGCGGTAAAAGATCGTGCTGGAAAATTTGAAGCTGCAGATGGTGGAACAATTTTCTTAGACGAAATTGGAGATATGAGTTTACCTGCACAAGCTAAAGTTTTACGTGCTTTGCAAGAAAATTTAATTCAACGAGTAGGAGCAGACAAGGATATTAAAGTAAATGTTCGAGTAGTTGCAGCAACAAACAAAGATCTCAAAAAAGAAATTGAAGAAGGACGTTTTCGTGAAGATTTGTATCACCGTCTTGCTGTTATTTTAGTAAAAGTTCCGGCTTTAAATGATAGGAGAGATGATATCCCAGCTTTAATAGAGCACTTTACTGCTAAAATTGCAAGTGAGCAAGGAAGTGCTGTAAAATTTTTTTCTAAAGGAGCTGTTAAATTACTTCAGGAGTATGATTGGACAGGAAATATTAGAGAGTTACGAAACGTTGTTGAGCGTTTGATAATTCTTGGTGGAAACGAAATTTCTGAAAATGATGTGAAGCTTTTTGCTTCGAAATAA
- a CDS encoding ABC transporter permease → MGVLSLIIKREFIAKVRNKSFIVMTFLSPLLIVGMSFLIGFLTNMNKGEVTKIAIHDEAGILKSDFKSDKETKYVDLSAMPLKLAKDTAEKNYEGLIYVPKVPDTKELISKVEYISDESPSLDFVSNIEKIVDNQLTNDNLKVLGFDSAKIEQAKVNSELHITKFSGEEGLKYLNEIKVFFGGAFGYLIMMFIIIYGNFVMRSVIEEKTSRIIEVIISSVKPYQLMMGKIIGNSLAGILQFAIWVILGLILLFGLNMFFGGAADASTTAQAMQQLPQGASNVASLIEKVNLYYNEIPVFTTVIFFLVYFIGGYFLYSSLYAAIGAAVDSETDSQQFLLPIIMPLMLGIYVGFFTVVNDPHGTVATVFSMIPFTSPIVMLMRIPFGVPVWQLVLSIVLLFGTFLGVVWFASKIYRVGILMYGKKPTWKELFKWLKY, encoded by the coding sequence ATGGGAGTTTTATCTTTAATTATAAAAAGAGAATTTATTGCCAAAGTGCGTAATAAATCATTTATAGTAATGACTTTTTTAAGTCCTTTACTAATTGTGGGGATGTCTTTTTTGATTGGTTTTTTGACCAATATGAATAAAGGTGAAGTAACCAAAATCGCTATTCATGATGAGGCAGGAATTTTAAAATCTGACTTTAAAAGTGACAAAGAAACTAAGTATGTAGATTTGTCTGCTATGCCTTTAAAATTGGCTAAAGATACTGCTGAAAAAAATTATGAAGGGTTAATTTATGTTCCAAAAGTACCTGATACTAAGGAATTGATTTCAAAAGTAGAATATATTTCTGATGAAAGTCCAAGCTTGGATTTTGTTTCTAATATAGAAAAAATAGTTGATAATCAGTTAACCAATGATAATTTAAAAGTTTTAGGATTTGATTCAGCAAAAATTGAACAAGCTAAAGTGAATTCAGAGCTGCACATCACTAAATTTTCGGGAGAAGAAGGTTTAAAATACCTTAATGAAATTAAAGTATTCTTTGGAGGGGCTTTTGGATACTTAATCATGATGTTCATCATCATCTACGGAAATTTTGTAATGCGTAGTGTGATAGAAGAAAAAACATCTAGAATTATCGAAGTGATTATTTCTTCTGTTAAACCATATCAATTAATGATGGGTAAAATTATAGGAAATTCACTGGCAGGTATTTTACAGTTTGCCATTTGGGTGATTTTAGGTTTAATATTATTGTTTGGCCTAAATATGTTTTTTGGGGGAGCTGCAGATGCTTCAACAACTGCTCAAGCAATGCAACAACTACCTCAAGGTGCAAGTAATGTAGCTTCGCTAATAGAAAAAGTTAATTTGTACTACAATGAAATCCCAGTTTTTACAACAGTAATTTTCTTTTTAGTTTATTTTATTGGAGGATATTTTCTGTATAGTTCATTATATGCTGCTATTGGTGCTGCTGTAGATTCAGAAACTGATTCTCAACAATTTTTGCTGCCTATTATTATGCCATTAATGTTGGGTATTTATGTTGGATTTTTTACAGTTGTAAATGATCCTCACGGAACAGTAGCTACAGTGTTTTCAATGATTCCATTTACTTCTCCTATTGTAATGTTAATGCGAATACCTTTTGGAGTACCAGTTTGGCAGTTAGTATTATCAATTGTTTTATTATTTGGAACATTTTTAGGGGTAGTATGGTTTGCTTCAAAAATATATCGTGTAGGTATTTTAATGTACGGGAAAAAACCAACATGGAAAGAATTGTTTAAATGGTTAAAGTACTAA